A window of Fusarium oxysporum Fo47 chromosome II, complete sequence genomic DNA:
AAATTGATCTCTCGACCGATGATAGCGGCTCGACAAGGCTTGCTTGTAAGAACGCTGCATCAGACCGTATTCTGCTGCCTGCATCCACATCCTCGTCTAGATATCCTTTCTACCTCGACCGAGAGCGAGAAATTGTCCCTTTCTCATACCTTCAATATGATCTCGACCAGCTACCCGATCACCAATTTGTGGCTATTATAGAGAAGTCTGTTTCAAGCACGCGCAGTTTCTTGATTGCAGAGTTCAGCGATCAGTCTGCGTTTTCGAAGAAAGAAGACGCTAGTCTAGCGAAATTACTTTTATCTGGAATCACCGTGGACCTGCCTGCAAACCGGCCTCTGACTACAGAGGTCAACATCGCCTCGTTGCAGTCAGCTCTTCTTGCCTACAAGCTGGAAATCACAAGTCCCCATTGCCAAGCTGAAAAGGTCCTCTTCAGCCCTTTGGTTCGACAATATCTTGATCAGCCATACGAGTCCAAGTATTTTGTGAACGCTCAATCTGTCGATGTCAGTTTGCATGGCGTGGCTCCCTATCTTCCCCCCTCGCTGGGATCTGGGGCTGAAAAGGGGGTTACGTTCCAAGTTTGGACAGATCCTTCATGCGGCTCAAGTATTCACCTTCAGATCAAGCCTGATTTCTGGGGCAGCCTCGGCAAGCTCTACATGAGGTACCGAACTGTCTTTGCCGCTTTCCCTATGTTAACGGTTGCTCTCGTTTTGCGCAAGCAGTTCCGTGTTTACGACAGCTCAGGGATTTTCATCTCATTCTCACAGAGTCTGGATTTGTGTCTTCGCCAGTCGATACCGCTACTGCTTGTATCTCTGACGCTCTTGTCGATGTCAATGGAAGGAGTTCCAGCTACCTGGCTCGGCAGATGGTGGTACCAAGCGCCTGCTGCACCCTTATCCATTGACTTTCATCGCCACGACATTCTGATTGGGACGGACGATCCCTTCTTCTGGTTTCTTGTCCCCCTGATTGGTGTCGTTTGCATTGGAGTTTGTGCCATGGTTCACTACATGACCAAAGCCTTCACGCATGTCCTTGGCTTCCTTTATTGGGCACTAACCCTACTCCCCCTCTCAAGCggagctgaagatgatggtgtaGCGAGAACACCTGCATTCGTCCCGTCAACTCCCAAGAGGCGTATGATCACTACAGCCATTCTGTTGTTCCTGGTCTGGACATTCATTCCCTACCAATTTGCCTATCTGGTGGCATGCTTGGTGCAGCTTTTCACGGTGATACGAGCTCTTCGTATCAATGAAACTGCCCCTTCGGATGCAAATTCGAATTACTACCATTATGCACACTCTGTCCTGCTCCTAATGCTGTGGATTCTCCCAATCAATCTACCCATCCTAGCAGTATGGATTCGCAACTTGGCTGTTCATTGGCTCACGCCATTTTCTTCACACCATAATGTTCTTTCAATAATGCCCTTCATCCTTCTAGTGGAGAATCTGACAACAGGCAAGATGGTGCCCCAAGTTGGTAGACTTTTTGGTTATGTAACGAGCCTGCTTCTTTTCGCGACTGCGCTTTACGCCGCCATGTACGGGATCTCTCACGCGTATATGCTTCACTACTTGGTGAACATCATTGCTGCTTGGCTGGTCGTGTTGCATTCTACTAAGGACCCCTTCTCCCTAAGCGGTCTCGGCGCAATTTTTGAAAGTAGCCCAACAGAGGAACACAAAAAGTCCAAGGCTTCTTTATGAAGGACTCGATGACCACGATCATATCGTGGATCATAACGCCTCCTGTTGCCACGCTTTCGTGCGTATCACCACGTAGCATTGTCATTACTTCAACAAGGCACGACCATTTGGCGAACCATACACTACctactttttttttctgtTCTCACGAATTATTATTCTTCCTGGTTGGTTTGCAGCGCGGGCTTGCCCGGTAATACCTATTTATTTTGCATGGTTCTGGAATCAACGTCTGCTGAGCATCTGCTGATAGACAGCGTTGTACGCCTCCTGTCGGCACCAGTCCACGACATGAGCATTTGTTCGGCGTTTTATGGGTAGATGGCACAATAAAGGGAAGGTTGGAAGAGCCTGGCTTCATTTGCAGGGTGTCAGTCACCTTTGCCTATTTTGGCTTTGGTTCTTGTTCAAACGTTGCCATTCTTAGAAATGACATGATGGTGGATTAATTCTAATGTCGAGCCTCGTTTTGATGATTGTGAAATAAGACCTTGGATATGTGAACGAGgcatcatcaatcatcaaACAGTAAACTTTGATTTGCATCTAAATCTCCAATGAGACTTTGTCCATGATGATCTTCATGTTATTGCCTAATTGTGAAAGTGAAACGCCAGTCTATCTTCTCGTCTGATGTCCCGATTGTAATCCTACGTTCGGGAGAATTCCTTCCTAAACGCCGTTGAAGCTCCAGGTACCATCTAGTGGAATGCCGCCAGGATGAGGCAAAAGACACGAACTTCAGCATGTACCACAATTGAGCACTCCTAATCCTCTTCGTCGCCCTTATCCATTGCTCTGAGATATTTATTATGTCGGTGACGGATCGCCCAAAGAGTGATACCCGTTCCCGCGCAGCAGGAGATGAGGGTAACCCAGTAAGCTGAGCGATAGCATTCGAGTCCAACTGAGCAGAAACGCTCACCGTCTGGTCCAACAACACTATGCTGGTCATAGATTTTGCcataaaagatattaaaaatGTTGGACGAAATGACGGGAGCCATGGTCAAAAAGCCCCAGTTTTGGCTTAATCCCCGAACGCCAAACATTTCGGCGACAAGAGAAGGAGATACGCCGAATAGGAAGCCATAGGCGAGTCCTGATGGACCCGAAACCAGCCCGAGGAGTTGTGGGTTCTCAATATTCAATGCACACACTTGagcgaagatgaagactGCGCAAGCGACGACAAGACACCAGAGCCTGCTGGCGTGAAGCTTGTTCACCAAAAAGTCCGAACCCACGCCTAAAGACTATGGTTAGAACTGGGGAAACAAGCCTGGGTTTACTAATGCGACTCACCACTCAATAGTCTACCCAAGAAACTGCAAATAGAAAGAGTCGATACATGCATTTGTTGCCGATGAACGAGAAATTCGTCAGTGACATTTTTGTCATATTGTTTCCAAAGAGCCTTGGCGTCGTTGCCGATGTTGCTTGAGACATGGTCAGCTGAGCACTCCGAAAAGCGATGGGAGCTAATCATACTTGATGGTCATGAGACCAACACCAGCCAAAATAGCCATGATGACAAAAAGGTGCCAAAAACTGACACTGCGCACGAGAGCAAGACCCCGGATGTCTACATGATGAGGTCCACCGCTATTAATATCACTGTTTTCAAGAGGGGGCTGTCCAGGTCGAGATATCAGGGGGGACGTCTCGCCAACCTCGAGGTCTTCGGGATTCTCGGGGGCGACCACAAGGCCAAATTCAGGCGCAAATGATATTCCATGAGAGCCCGTCCGATCTGGGGCGTCGGCGGGGGcggttgatgaggatgctACAGCGGGTGCGTGGGAGCTCGTAattgtgttggtgttggtgctggtgctggtgtaGGTGCTATTACTACTGGAATTAGTCAACATACCGGGTTCGTCCTCCGCTCGAGACGAGCGGTAGGGCTTTGGTTCGTCGGAAGAGCCTGCTCGGAGTTGCTGGGGGTCGGTAGAAGGAATACTTGGGGTTTCGTCCGAAGCAGGTACAGCCTCGTACTCAGCTTGTTCG
This region includes:
- a CDS encoding major facilitator superfamily domain-containing protein is translated as MHQDQQQSLFQARIIASIAATILSLACGTNYVYSAWAPQFAERLKLSSTESNLIGLAGNLGMYTLGMPIGIFVDHRGPRPAVLGGAIFMLFGYFPLHQAYHRGSGSVMLMCLFSYMTGLGGCMAFAAAVKTSALNWPNHRGTATAFPLAAFGLSAFFFSFIGAVFFPGDPSAFLELLAWGTFGLTFGSFFFLKVHHEQAEYEAVPASDETPSIPSTDPQQLRAGSSDEPKPYRSSRAEDEPGMLTNSSSNSTYTSTSTNTNTITSSHAPAVASSSTAPADAPDRTGSHGISFAPEFGLVVAPENPEDLEVGETSPLISRPGQPPLENSDINSGGPHHVDIRGLALVRSVSFWHLFVIMAILAGVGLMTINNIGNDAKALWKQYDKNVTDEFLVHRQQMHVSTLSICSFLGRLLSGVGSDFLVNKLHASRLWCLVVACAVFIFAQVCALNIENPQLLGLVSGPSGLAYGFLFGVSPSLVAEMFGVRGLSQNWGFLTMAPVISSNIFNIFYGKIYDQHSVVGPDGERFCSVGLECYRSAYWVTLISCCAGTGITLWAIRHRHNKYLRAMDKGDEED
- a CDS encoding PGAP1-like protein-domain-containing protein — encoded protein: MKRRSSGSADDGDESSLDSDIPDPDPNSKTRTSPARARRPSSLNWKPSNDRNGRNGQPREEPRQTTALKPTSLAAPSTPDMALARTPTQSPSPNRRIPRPRFSIVVLLTSALGIVILISILRSLVTSQLDPKGCRMSYMRPSYVRFTEFDTEHTRFATKYSLYLYREQGIEPPDKLLGIPVLFIPGNAGSYKQVRPIAAEAANYFHNNLQHDHGALDAGIRSLDFFTVDFNEDITAFHGQTLLDQAEYLNEAVRYILSLYSDPQRATREGHLPDPTSVIVLGHSMGGVVARAMLVQPNYQTNSINTIITMSAPHARPPVTFDGQIVQIYDEINDYWRQAYSQKWANNNPLWHVTLVSIAGGGLDTVVPSDYASLESLVPPTHGFTVFTTGIPTVWTSMDHQAILWCDQFRKVITKTLYDIVNVHRGSQTKPRADRMKTFKKRFLTGMEPTMEKDLPLKEATTLLTLSDDSNSILPAGQRLVLSQIGQQPKPRAHLLPIPPQGSPEVKRFTVLTDASLDEAGENGKVEVLFCSVFPFQSGQATSLYPFQIDLSTDDSGSTRLACKNAASDRILLPASTSSSRYPFYLDREREIVPFSYLQYDLDQLPDHQFVAIIEKSVSSTRSFLIAEFSDQSAFSKKEDASLAKLLLSGITVDLPANRPLTTEVNIASLQSALLAYKLEITSPHCQAEKVLFSPLVRQYLDQPYESKYFVNAQSVDVSLHGVAPYLPPSLGSGAEKGVTFQVWTDPSCGSSIHLQIKPDFWGSLGKLYMRYRTVFAAFPMLTVALVLRKQFRVYDSSGIFISFSQSLDLCLRQSIPLLLVSLTLLSMSMEGVPATWLGRWWYQAPAAPLSIDFHRHDILIGTDDPFFWFLVPLIGVVCIGVCAMVHYMTKAFTHVLGFLYWALTLLPLSSGAEDDGVARTPAFVPSTPKRRMITTAILLFLVWTFIPYQFAYLVACLVQLFTVIRALRINETAPSDANSNYYHYAHSVLLLMLWILPINLPILAVWIRNLAVHWLTPFSSHHNVLSIMPFILLVENLTTGKMVPQVGRLFGYVTSLLLFATALYAAMYGISHAYMLHYLVNIIAAWLVVLHSTKDPFSLSGLGAIFESSPTEEHKKSKASL